The Penaeus monodon isolate SGIC_2016 chromosome 6, NSTDA_Pmon_1, whole genome shotgun sequence genomic sequence tcatcatcatcatcatcatcattatcatcatcatcatctcatcatcatcgtcatcattattatcattattgttactattattattattgttattataattatgataacaataataatattaatattattatcattatttttcatattcttatatatgattattctatattatcatatatctgtaaagatatcattataatactatatcatcatatatcattatatatatatatattattataatatgatacatataataatataaataatatagtaatcataatatataaataattatgataataataattataatacatatataatatatataataatgatataataaaaataatagataatataatatctagtataatattataatataactataataacatagatataaataatatgattaataatattataattataatataatataatataataatataacaatacaatataattataataatataataattatcgatatattactaaaatcACTCACATATTCTATACCTATACATCTAACTATCATTTCATAATTTGTATACTAGTATGATATGCTCACATTTGTCATCTACATGCCTCTTTTTCTGTATCTTAtctatcttccctctcatcctcactcccccctctctctctctctctctcctctctctctctctccctctctctctctctctcctctcctctctctctctctctctctctctctctctcctctctctctctctcttctccctctctctcccctctctcccctcctctcttctccctctcctctctctctctctctctctctctctctctctctctctctctctctctctctccctcctccctccctccctccctccctccctccatcctccatccatccatccctgcCCCCTCTGTCTAAAGCCTCCATTCACCgccctccgtctttccctccaCTCCAGTCAGTCAACATCGGCAACCAGGGAACGGACATCATAGCCAGCCTGACCCACGGGTTGAGGTGCCAGAGGTGCTACTTCCGGAACAGCCGTGGCGAGTGCGAGGCGAACTGGGCCTGTCTCTTTGGCAGTCGGTTAGCATGAATGTGTGTAAGACTTTGTGAGTATAATAAAGCATAATGTATAATGTCTAAATGTTGCATATtcgcgtgtgtatgttttatatgatgattatattttttatgatgatatctaCACCtagacgtatgtgtatgtgtgtatctgtatatatatatatatatatatatatatatatatatatatatatatatatatatatatatatatatatatatatatatgtttgtgtttgtgtttgtgtgttcttctGTAGCAAACATCTAATAATTTCCATCTTTTACATGGCAGTTGCAACACCATGAGCAGACCATTATCCAGCTCTGAGGAGAAGCTAGGTGGGTGGTCTCATCGCCGCCTCAGCACTTGAGAACACACGCACAAGAGCGTGATAGTGAATCATTGATGATTGCAATCCCCCTACTCTGTCTACATGCATATGAATTTAGTTTAttaatgttcacacacacacacacatatgtgtgtgtgtgtctatacatgtatgcatatccattgttttacctgtttattcatctcttcttgctACACTAGACATACTTATGTCGTGTTGTCTTCCCTCTTTCGAAAGAGCTATGTATTGCTGTaactcttccttcttcatcaccGGTTGTCACATGTTAAATACGTGACTTATAACTATCCTTAAAAGAATGTAGGAGATGACAGTCAGACTGCCTGCGAGGAGCCAAGGAGCAAATCTCACTACAAGGAGGAGCAACCTCATTCCATCATTAATCTTCAATAAAGGAATCAAGACACCTTGTTTGTGTGCCAGCCATTCGCCGTACTATTGTAGGGTCCACCTCCCTGGCCCCTACAACTGGTGGCTTAACGGTGAAACTGAACTCGCACAACGCCTCCGAAATTTCTTGGTCCTCACTAATGCCCTTCCCTGCCAAGCGCCCAATACTTCGTCATGCTGTGATCCACTCCTGCTGAAATGTccccatgcggattcatccaggCAGCCACGCATATGCAGGAAACAACATTCCGGTAGCCAGTGGCGCCATGACCTTGCTCGCAgtgcggcccgctctctgcctcgtcagccgcgCGTCTCTCCAGCCTCTCCTCACCTCATACCACATCgtcaaaatttaagaaaaagaaatcggTGATTAAtgccaaattaaaaaatatatatatttctcatgtgTTTGACACGTAACCTCGACTCATGTAATTGTACACTAaagttattttcttgtattttgtgtTCAGATGTCAGTTACATACAGGTATTCCTTTCATGAGACTTGAAGATAATTTGCCTTCAGCGCCGCCGCAAACATACAACTAATAAACGCTTTTTGATAACTGTGCTATTGTTTCTTCCTTATGTACTTTCCTGCTGTTCTTACACCAGCTTTTAGATAATTATGAAGGTGACGATCATTTTAAGCCCAGCTTTATCTACATCATATTAATGAATTATGTATGCTGATGTTATTCAatgtatctgttgttatattctacataacttgaATAGTTCTTATATGTTGtctcatgcatatattcatagttATTCTTAGACCACTGTGCGGGGACCCAAGGATCAACACCTTACTCCTTGGCGGAGTTGCCTCACTCCAGCATTACTCTTCAATAAAGGAGTCGAGACACCCTGGTTGTctgccttacaccctaagcttaCCGTTCACCATATTCTTGTaggcccccccacacacacacacaagcacacacacacacacacacacacacacacacgcacgcacacacacacacacacacacacacacacacacacacacacacacacacacacacacacacacacacacacctcctgcTCGTACTGAATAACAAATGATATTGTTTCtcaaagaagtaaaataaatgaggtttgaaaaaaaaaacgcaaaaaatgtatatagcaGAAGAATATGCATAGATAACAAAGAAAACCAATCACTCAGAAAACAATAagatacatatgcgtatatgccCACAAAAGTTTCTGTAAGAGGAGATTTATCAGTTGCTTCCTCCTGCTTATTGGTGGTATTTATAGTGCGTTTTCAAAAATAGATAGACATTATATTTCCTGGTTTATGTGGCAACACAGTCTGTTGACTTATTTCGTCTTGCTGTAGTTAAGTAGGCAATATCTTTCGTTATTTTGATGAATACAAGAATAACATAGAGCGCCATTCTAGGTCTTGTGGGCAAAAAATAACTGTACAGGCTTGTATATTTTGAGAATGGCCGAgaggtttatttgtttattgtttttcgtATTACTACTAAGAGGACTGCTGATGTGAAAAGCTAGCAAAGGCAATTTTGATTCTTGTAGAATCTTATTGTttcgcattacacacacacacacacacacacacacacacacacacacacacacacacacacacacacacacacacacactacacacacacacacacacacacacacacacacacacacacacacacacacacacacacacacacggacaaaaacAAATGCCTTTAAaagtatttagttttttttttccttgtcaatTTTTCCTTGTGTCTATTTTAGTATTATACAGTCGAGGAAGTTGAAGGAAGAAAATTACATTTTGTATTTAGTGCACAGTGATGTGCTTTCTGAAGTCGATCTAAATCTGTTATCAAGTGTGCTTATATAAGAACGCATATGAGCTTATTTGTAAGTAGATAAGTAACCTTAtatggtagtgataatggtgatggtggtagtcaCTGCTGTGAAgatggtaattatagtaatgaaattatgctgataatggtaattacCATAATGTAAGTGCCGTGACATTAACGCTAAAATTAGTAATTTCTCCACGGCCATACCGTCATTCcggacataaaacaaaaaaaaatttgagtatAAACTCTCTTAAACAATGAAATTCACCTGGACATACTTTCGAAACTAAGACTATGAcacaaatatctaaaaaatagtCTCATTTAATTATCGAATTCTgagaaggaaaaacaaggaaatatatCTGAGAATCGCACTATGCATTTGTGtaaatatcacatatacacatatgcatacatgcttatACACATATCAATACTATAGTACCGAACAGCAGACAAAGTAACAGTAGTGTCTATTTGATATTGCAGGAAAACGTCaaagaaattataattaaaaaatatgtaaaagaaaacgTAGCAGAACGAACATttgagataacaacaacaacaaaacgaaagagaaaaggacaaCGAGACGAGAAAATAAAACTCGAAGCGAAAACACGAAAGCGAAAACAAAGTTAAGTTAACGTTACCAATCGTCTCGAGCTGCCCCTTGCCGCAGACGATGATCCTCAACGCCAGGCGCGGAAAAACCTCTTCCTGTGCTGTTCTCCTTGTTATCTTGTTCTTCGCGGTTAACACTTACACTCCTGGCTCTCAAAAGGGATCTTCGGAGACCGACCTTCCGCTGTTGTTCACTTCGGAGGCCGTACGTGGTAGAGTGAAAGGAAGTGTGTGTTGTTATGACTGGTACAGATTGCCTCTTGACACCGTGATAAGTTTCATCgaaatcatatatgtgtatatgtgtgcgtatatatatgtgtatatatatacatatatatatatatatatatatatatatatatatatatatatatatatatatattatatatatatatatttatatgcgtatatacaacatacatatatatgcatatatacatatatatatatatatatatatatatatgtatatatatatatatatatatatataatatatatatatatatatgtgtgtgtgtgtgtgtgtgtgtgtgtgtgtgtgtgtgtgtgtggtgtgtatgtgtgtgcgcgcgcgcgcgtgtgtgtgtatgtgtgtgtgtgtgtgtatgtgttgtgtgtgtgtgtgtgtgcgtgcgtgtgtgtgtgtgtgtgtgtgtgtgtgtgtgtgtgtgtgtgtgtgtgtgtgtgtgtgtgtgtgtgtgtgtgcgcgcgtgtgcgtgtgtacacatacacatatatgaatatatatgtatatatacatatatacacacacaaccacacacccacaaccacacacccacccacacacacacacaccacacacacacacacacacacacacacacacacacacacacacacacacacacacacacacacacatatatatatatatatatatatatatatatatatatatatatatatatatgtacatatgtgcatatatatgtgtgtgtgtgcatgtatatatgtatatatatatgttatatatatacatatataaatatatttatatatatatatatatatatatataatatatatatatagtgttgtgtgtgtgtgtgtgtgcgtgtgtttgggtgggtggatgtgggtgtgtatatatatatgtgtgtatctctctcactctctctcttctctctctctctctctctctctctctctctctctctctctctatatatatatatatatatatatatatatatatatatatatatatatatgtgtgtgtgtgtgtgtgtgtgtgtgtgtgtgtgtgtgtgtgtgtgtgtgtgcgtgtgtgtgtgtgtgttgtatttatcattactgtGTTGCAACTGCCGATGTAATTGTTATCTGTTTTGTCCTATTTATAAATCTTATCATTACTGAATTATTTGGTTGTATTATTGCCTCTGTTGtagttatcctttttattattactattactattatcactaccattcccattatcataccatcatcatcatcattatcatcattaaactccATTGATATTGATATCTTTACCagtgtcactattatcattgtcattaatgatcattctcattaccattatcattactgcttctATTAaaaccactttattttttttaccgattTAGGCCAGGCCCGCATCCGAATACATGCacatgaagaagaaaacgaaaccaAAGTCTAGCATAAGCAACCAAACAGAACCCGATCTGCACGAAACCTTTCGGACGCGGAGAGAACACTTGCTAGAACAGTGTCGTCGGCTGAACATAACAGCAAAGTTCACAAATAAAGATTGGTTATGGTCAATGCTTTTAGAATTTCCCGGCCCGCTTGATGTGTGTCTCCCTCCAAaggtaggtattttttttttctttacaagacACGGTGCTCCCTTCGCTCGCGGGCCTTCAAGTTAACACTGGGGAATGTTCAGAAATTAAATATGCTGCTCACCATTAACGTTTGATGTACTGCCATTAACACAGGAAACAACCAATCCGAGAATCTCTATATGCCGCTACCCTCTTGTTAATATTTGTTGTAGTGGCATTAACACAGAAAATGACTAATTCGATCATCTCTATAAAAATCTTCCACCTTATTAAAAACCCTTACATAGCACACCCTCTCATGCAGTACCAAAATCCCGTACCACATCTTGGTGCCTAGACCGAGGGTTGTCTCCGGAAATGGGCTTGAGAAAAGTTTCAGGAACTGAATAATATGTCATTCGATTTCCCGCTTAAAGTTAGTATTGCGTTGATTTGTTTAATAGTGTCAGTTGGTAAAAGTTAGTGAGAAATCAAATGGTTACAATATAACTATACCAGTCGTGAAGCTACTAGgatatttatgattatacaattacaatgaggatgagggggaggatgaggatgaaggggagggagaggattagaatgaggatgaggggaaggagaagggagaggatgagaatgaggataaggatttggatgatggtgaggatgagagtgagagtgtgtatgaggataagggtgaggatgatgataatgataatactactgctgctatcactattatttctactattattactacaactaccacaGCCATCGCTACTAACACCACTACTGCTACAGCATTATTGTTTATACTACTGCTAtggctgctgttgctgctactaATATTACTTTTAGCTCCACTCCAATaccactattaatactactactagtaccaaTACCACCATCACTAGCACTTCTATTACtgcaattactactattactactactaataataatatcactagcttaatgttactactactactattagtaatagtaCAGGTAGGGCCGTAGCGgtggtcatcatcattaccactactacaTACTAATTATAtctcaataaaataatgatgatgatgatagtaaaaaaataatatgaataataattgtaacaataacaatgaataatgattgtaaaataatagaaaaagtaactgtaatagtaatgataaaaatagtaaaaaattaaatttacataacagtaataataacaatgcaattGATAATCAAATGAATAATGGCAGGCTTTGCAAGTGATGTATGGAAAAGGTCTGTTTTCAGAACAAAGAAAGTAATATaaagtaagtattttttttatacataaacgtacacatgaacacacacacacacacatatatgcacacaccacacacacacacatatatatatatatatatatatatatatatatatatatatatatatatatatatatatatatattgtgtgtgtgtatatatatatgtatatatatatatatatatatatatatatatatatatatatatatatatatatatatatataattttgtgtgtgtgtgtgtgtgtgtgtgtgtgtgtgtgtgtgtgtgtgtgtgtgtgtgtgtgtgtgtgcatgtatatgtatgcatgcatcccCTTTGGCAGGTGGGCTCGACATCATGGCGTGAGCTTCACCAGCGGGTGAGCGAGCGAGGAGAACTTTCCGGTCTCCATCCCGCCAGCGCCATCGTGGTTCGGCATCCACTGTCTCGGCTGACGTCTGCTTATAGGTAAGAGAGCCTTTTACTAGACATCTGGAGGGCTTGTAGGTATCCCCTTGGTGATTTTTGTCGTAATACTTGGTCGTCTTTAAGGATGGGTTAGTCATGGGAAAGTCTCAAGATAGGTTTACGTGTAAATAATTAAGTTTACTTTTACTGTCAGAAAAATTAtcacattactatcatcattattattaccatcattatcaccgtcatcattacaATGATTGGCGCTCTCTGATTATTTTTTAgaaagtaatatatgatattttctttccgttttttcctttataattacacacacatatcctacgCCACTCTATGGGCGGTTGCTAACCCAGCGTAAGGTCTGTGGAGCAAAGCCCAAGGAACCCCACAGCTGTATCCCTCTATATGAGCAACGTCGGTGAGACTAGCGGAGGTTAACCTCCGCTAGTCCGGGTGTGGATTTGGAACACCCATTCTTTGTTCGTTGTCACATCTTTTCTGTCACAAGTATGGAGAAATTTGACCCCACATTTCCTCAAAAATCATCAACagagatatataatttaatctttGCTTCATCCatcacctataaaaaaaaaattctaccttTTCTTCAACTACCTTcagtaaaagataaatgaaattccACTGTTCTTCATCCATCCTCATCAATAAACCGAGAACTGATTCCATCTTTTCTACAcatcaacagagagagaaatttcaTGGCACTTTTCCCACGACAGGGACAAGTACCTTGACGGAGCACCGATTAGTGACTACGACAAAAACTGGAGGAAGAGCCAGGGCTTCACCACGCCCCGTTTCTACTACTGGTACAATTATTGGCTCCCAACTCTCATCTCCTCGGGGAGGCTGGTTCCTTCGAAGGAGTTCCTCAAGAGGGTCAAGGACGGTCGCAGCATTCACAGGACCAGAAGCGTCGGCATAGCTAACCTACGGGATGCTGTTATGGACACCTACAGGAATAAAGACCTTCAGATGCAGTTTAGCAACGCCACCTTCACCTTTCGAGAGTTTCTGGAATTTATTCTTTGGGTGGACGAGCTGGGTATGCGGGACCTGCACTGGGGCACGTACACGGAGCAGTGCATCCCTTGCCAAGAGGACTACCAGTACATCCTTCACCTAGAGACAGTAGATGCAGAATCGAGAGTCCTTCTGCAGGATGTAGGATACCCAGAGGATATTCGCTTGGCCACTAAGCACAGAACGAAGGGCCTTTCTCACACGTTAAGCACCAATGATCTCGAGTATTATAAGAACCTTCCCAAAGGTCTACTGAATAAGATTCTTAAATTCTATGAATATGATTTCGATCTTTTTGGTTACAGCAAAGATATACTGGCAGTGTGAACACGTGCTGAAGATGTAACAGAAATGTATGAAATGCACTTCAAGCTCTCTGAAGTAATTTTTGAAAGGTAGCCAACAGAACGTACTTTTCATTAGTTTAATCAGCGtccattatctttaattttatttttcattgtcggACCAACCTCACATTATAACTAATAAGATATAGGAATTCTGACCTTTGGTGTCTTTGCTTCTgtacctaaaaaataaaatttctttcggCCCATCTCTTACGAGGAGGACGACAGACAGTGAATTGTATTCTCCTTGGGATTCTTCAAGGCTAGCAGTGACGCCCCTAGTCTCGTCCTGATCACGAGGCTTTTAAAAAGGTTACATATCCTCATGACCTTTTGCAAAAGATTCagacttttaatttaaaatatcacGCATTATattcgaatctctctctctctctctctctctctctctctctctccgtactctctctctctcctcctcttctctctctctcctctctctctctccatctatctctatctctcctccctctttttctgttatactctcctttctctctctctctctctctctctctctctctctctcgcaccataCACAACACTCTCATCTCAGAGTGacagagatagtagagagaagctagagagatagaggagatctagagagagagagagagagagagagagtagagaagagagatagagagtagagagagagagagagaggagagagatagagaggagaggagaggcagataggttagataatagatgagatagataagatagtagataaatagattcagataataatagatagtggatagatagagagagaagagatagagaggagagagaaggggagagcagagagagtagaggagagagagatagatatatagatagacagatagatagatagatagacggatagagagagagagagagagatttatagatgatagtagatagatagagag encodes the following:
- the LOC119573789 gene encoding carbohydrate sulfotransferase 10-like gives rise to the protein MILNARRGKTSSCAVLLVILFFAVNTYTPGSQKGSSETDLPLLFTSEAARPASEYMHMKKKTKPKSSISNQTEPDLHETFRTRREHLLEQCRRLNITAKFTNKDWLWSMLLEFPGPLDVCLPPKVGSTSWRELHQRVSERGELSGLHPASAIVVRHPLSRLTSAYRDKYLDGAPISDYDKNWRKSQGFTTPRFYYWYNYWLPTLISSGRLVPSKEFLKRVKDGRSIHRTRSVGIANLRDAVMDTYRNKDLQMQFSNATFTFREFLEFILWVDELGMRDLHWGTYTEQCIPCQEDYQYILHLETVDAESRVLLQDVGYPEDIRLATKHRTKGLSHTLSTNDLEYYKNLPKGLLNKILKFYEYDFDLFGYSKDILAV